The following proteins are co-located in the Rhodanobacteraceae bacterium genome:
- the ribD gene encoding bifunctional diaminohydroxyphosphoribosylaminopyrimidine deaminase/5-amino-6-(5-phosphoribosylamino)uracil reductase RibD encodes MRRALELAALGLCTTHPNPRVGCVLVLGGEVVGEGWHRRAGEPHAEVHAMSMAGERARGATAYVTLEPCAHHGRTPPCADALIAAGVARVVVALRDPFPQVDGAGIARLRAAGIQVDLGVCEDDARELNLGFVSRLTRHRPWIRVKLGLSLDGRSALADGRSQWITSPAARADVQRWRARSSAVLTGIGSVLDDDPRLTVRLPDIEHVTPERIVLDTRARLPADARMLGEPGPIVWVTGPSASERPELDGRVERISLPASAGRLNLQRLAFALGARGHNEVLVEAGPRLAGAFVAAGLVDELVWYLAPKLLGHDARPALSLPGPVSLDEASRWQWHGVERVGEDLRVLLRAAPIP; translated from the coding sequence ATGCGCCGCGCGCTGGAACTGGCGGCGCTGGGCCTTTGCACCACCCATCCGAATCCGCGTGTCGGCTGCGTGCTGGTGCTGGGTGGCGAGGTGGTGGGCGAAGGCTGGCACCGCCGCGCCGGCGAGCCGCATGCGGAGGTGCATGCGATGAGCATGGCGGGCGAGCGCGCGCGCGGGGCGACCGCCTACGTCACCCTGGAACCCTGCGCGCACCACGGGCGCACGCCGCCCTGCGCCGACGCGCTCATCGCGGCCGGCGTGGCGCGCGTGGTCGTGGCGCTGCGCGATCCGTTTCCGCAGGTCGATGGCGCCGGCATCGCACGGCTGCGCGCGGCGGGGATCCAGGTCGACCTGGGCGTCTGCGAGGACGATGCGCGCGAACTGAACCTCGGCTTCGTATCGCGCCTGACCCGCCACCGGCCGTGGATCCGGGTCAAGCTCGGACTGTCGCTGGACGGGCGCAGCGCCCTGGCCGATGGCCGCAGCCAGTGGATCACCTCGCCCGCGGCGCGCGCCGACGTGCAGCGCTGGCGTGCGCGTTCCAGTGCGGTGCTGACCGGCATCGGCAGTGTGCTCGACGATGACCCGCGCCTGACCGTGCGCCTGCCCGACATCGAGCACGTCACGCCAGAGCGCATCGTGCTCGACACCCGGGCGCGCCTGCCGGCGGATGCGCGGATGCTCGGCGAACCGGGGCCGATCGTGTGGGTCACCGGTCCCAGCGCGTCGGAGCGACCGGAGCTCGACGGCCGCGTCGAGCGCATCTCGCTCCCCGCGTCCGCCGGGCGCCTGAACCTGCAGCGCCTGGCCTTCGCCCTCGGCGCGCGCGGCCACAACGAGGTGCTGGTCGAAGCCGGCCCGCGCCTTGCGGGCGCCTTCGTCGCCGCCGGCCTCGTCGACGAACTGGTCTGGTACCTCGCACCCAAGCTGCTCGGCCACGACGCGCGCCCGGCGCTCAGCCTGCCCGGGCCGGTATCGCTGGACGAGGCGAGCCGCTGGCAGTGGCACGGCGTGGAGCGCGTCGGCGAGGATTTGCGCGTGCTGCTGCGGGCGGCCCCCATCCCGTGA